One genomic segment of Belonocnema kinseyi isolate 2016_QV_RU_SX_M_011 chromosome 2, B_treatae_v1, whole genome shotgun sequence includes these proteins:
- the LOC117182955 gene encoding collagen alpha-1(I) chain-like — translation MGALKDHNLAAIGDKLGTSLPVDNPPANAPPIDAKNAEQLKNPGSSLPTGNSPTDASQNDGQKSDQLQKPNDNSPANALPTDAQNAEKLKNPKDIPSANASPSDAKNGEQLKKPMDNPSADAHPSDAKNDEQLKKPMDNPSADAAPSDAKNDEQLKKPTDNPPVNAPSSDSKNDEKLKKPTDNLPTAAPSSDDKNDEKLKKPTDNLPTAAPPSDDKNDEKLKKPTDNLPTAAPPSDDKNDEKLKKPTDSLSAASPSSDAKNDEQLKKSTDNPLTNTPSSDAKNDEKLKKSIDNPAADGLPSDAKNDQKLKKSIENSPADASPSDAKKDEHHEHHHHEHHGPEGPVGPNGPVEPHGMGPEGHEHHGPDGHKCKGHGHHGHHEDDGHHEQHETSGPEGPDEIHGPKGPDEIHGPKGPDEIHRPKGPDEIHGPKGPDEIHGPKGPDGIHGPKGPDEIHGPRGPDEIHGPKGPDGIHGPKGPDEIHGPKGPDEVHGPKGPDEIHGPKGPDEIHGPKGPDGIHGPKGPDEIHGPKGPDEIHGPKGPDEIHGPKGPEETKRPEGLIGTEGPDGPDKPHGPHGPDGLDKPGDKSGKLEKPGKQEEQGKPGEPEKLEQAKQTEQPGKPGLAEQQGGPAKSVESAQEQPKQPESTGAIPVKPEASGNPK, via the coding sequence AATTAGGTACATCGTTACCGGTTGACAATCCTCCTGCTAATGCTCCTCCAATCGATGCTAAGAATGCTGAACAATTGAAAAATCCTGGTTCATCGCTGCCGACTGGCAATTCTCCTACTGATGCTTCTCAAAACGATGGTCAAAAATCTGATCAACTGCAAAAGCCAAACGACAATTCTCCTGCTAATGCTCTTCCAACTGATGCtcaaaatgctgaaaaattgaaaaatccaaaagaCATTCCCTCTGCTAATGCTTCTCCCAGCGATGCTAAGAATGGTGAACAATTGAAAAAGCCAATGGATAATCCTTCTGCTGATGCTCATCCCAGCGATGCTAAGAATGATGAACAACTAAAAAAGCCAATGGACAATCCTTCTGCTGATGCTGCTCCCAGCGATGCTAAGAATGATGAACAGCTGAAAAAGCCAACCGACAATCCTCCTGTGAATGCTCCTTCCAGCGATTCTaagaatgatgaaaaattaaagaaaccaaCCGATAATCTTCCTACTGCTGCTCCTTCCAGCGATGACaagaatgatgaaaaattgaagaaaccaACCGATAATCTTCCTACTGCTGCTCCTCCCAGCGATGATaagaatgatgaaaaattgaagaaaccaACCGATAATCTTCCTACTGCTGCTCCTCCCAGCGATGATaagaatgatgaaaaattaaaaaaaccaactGATAGTCTTTCTGCTGCTTCTCCTTCTAGCGATGCAAAGAATGATGAACAATTAAAGAAGTCAACCGACAATCCTCTGACTAATACTCCTTCGAGCGACGCTaagaatgatgaaaaattgaaaaagtcaaTTGATAATCCTGCTGCTGATGGTCTTCCCAGCGATGCTAAGaatgatcaaaaattgaaaaagtcaattgaaaattctcctgCTGATGCCTCTCCCAGCGATGCGAAAAAGGATGAACACCATGAACATCACCACCATGAACACCATGGTCCAGAAGGACCTGTAGGACCGAATGGACCCGTTGAACCACACGGTATGGGCCCTGAAGGCCATGAACACCATGGACCCGACGGACATAAATGCAAAGGACATGGCCACCATGGACACCATGAAGACGATGGGCACCATGAACAACATGAAACCTCAGGACCTGAAGGACCTGATGAAATCCATGGACCTAAAGGACCCGATGAAATCCATGGACCTAAAGGACCTGATGAAATCCATAGACCTAAAGGACCCGATGAAATCCATGGACCTAAAGGACCCGATGAAATCCATGGACCTAAAGGACCCGATGGAATCCATGGACCTAAAGGACCCGATGAAATCCATGGACCTAGAGGACCCGATGAAATCCATGGACCTAAAGGACCCGATGGAATCCATGGTCCTAAAGGACCCGATGAAATCCATGGACCTAAAGGACCCGATGAAGTCCATGGACCTAAAGGACCCGATGAAATCCATGGACCTAAAGGACCCGATGAAATCCATGGACCTAAAGGACCCGATGGAATCCATGGACCTAAAGGACCCGATGAAATCCATGGACCTAAAGGACCCGATGAAATCCATGGACCTAAAGGACCCGATGAAATCCATGGACCTAAAGGACCCGAAGAAACTAAGCGACCTGAAGGACTTATAGGAACCGAAGGACCTGATGGACCCGATAAACCTCATGGACCTCATGGACCTGATGGACTCGATAAACCAGGTGATAAATCAGGAAAACTAGAAAAACCAGGAAAACAAGAAGAACAAGGAAAACCAGGGGAACCAGAAAAACTAGAACAAGCAAAACAAACAGAACAACCAGGGAAACCAGGACTAGCGGAACAGCAAGGAGGACCAGCGAAATCAGTAGAATCCGCGCAAGAGCAACCAAAACAACCAGAATCAACTGGAGCAATTCCTGTTAAACCAGAGGCATCTGGAAATCCGAAATAA